The Celeribacter baekdonensis genomic interval TAGACAGGCCGCGTTAGGCGTTTTGCGCCAAACGGGCTTCGAGCACTTCAAAGGGCACACCCGGCTCATCCTTGGCACAGCGGATCACCAATGAGGTTTTGACACTGGCGACATTCGCGGTCGACAACAGCTCGCCAGTGAGGAAACTTTGGAAAGTCGACAGGTCAGGCGCAACACATTTAAGGATGAAATCCACCTCGCCGTTCAACATGTGGCATTCGCGGACCAAGGGCCATTCGCGGCATTTCGCTTCGAATTTCGACAGATCGACCTCGGCCTGACTTTGCAGCCCGACCATTGCAAACACCTGAACTTCAAAATTCAGCGCCCGTGCGTCAACGACAGCGTGATAGCCTTTGATGTAGCCGCTCTCCTCTAAGGTGCGCACCCGGCGGAGGCAGGGCGGCGCGGAAATCCCCACACGTTTGGCCAACTCAACGTTGGTCATCCGACCGTCGGCCTGCAATTCAGCAAGGATTTTGCGGTCGATGTCGTCGAGCTTGTGAGGGGGCATGTTTTTCTCCGGTCTTTTTGGCCAAATCGGGCATGTTTTTCGAAACATGTGCGCAGGCGGCTCCGCGCGCAACATTCTTTCTCATTTCAGCAAGATCATTTCAAGAGGATTTCGCCGAAGAGGGGCTCAATATCGCAGCACATGCCCATGCTTTCAGCCAAAATCGGTCCAATCCGCCCTCGAAACGGACCTCATTGCACCGAACCGGGCATCAAGGCCACGCGGACACACAGGCGCGGCGGCGGTGTGAGTGCCCTCCCCGCAGAAAGGAACACCCAACAGGGTTTGCGCAACGCCGCTGTCATGCCTATATCGGTGCCAACACGACACATCCCAAGAAAGAGGCCCCAAAATGGCGGACACAAAACACACGAAAGTTCTGATCATCGGGTCCGGTCCGGCGGGCTACACGGCCGGCGTTTATGCCTCCCGCGCGATGTTGTCTCCGATCCTTGTGCAAGGGATGGAGCCGGGCGGGCAATTGACCACCACAACCGAAGTCGAAAACTGGCCGGGTGAAAGCGAAATTCAAGGCCCCGAGTTGATGGTCAAAATGCAAGAGCACGCCAAAGCAATGGGCACGGAGATCATTTCCGACCTGATCACCGAACTCGACACCGATGTGCGCCCTTTCGTGGCCAAAAGCGACAGCGGCACGATCTACACAGCGGATGCAGTGATTTTGGCCACGGGCGCGCGGGCAAAATGGCTTGGGCTCGACTCTGAGGAGGCGTTCAAAGGCTTTGGCGTCTCGGCCTGCGCCACCTGTGACGGGTTCTTTTACCGTGGCATGGAGATCGTTGTGATCGGCGGCGGCAATACGGCAGTCGAAGAAGCGCTGTTTTTGACCAATTTCGCCTCGAAAGTGACGCTCATCCACCGCCGCGACAGCTTGCGTGCGGAAAAGATCCTGATTGATCGCTTGATGAAGAATGAAAAAATTCATCCGCTTTGGGATCATGAATTGGTTGAAGTTTTTGGCGACGAAGCCCCGATGCGTGGCGTCAACGGCGTGCGCGCGCGCAATGTCAAAACCGGCGAGATCACCGAAATCCCGGCCAAGGGCGTGTTTGTCGCCATCGGACACGCGCCCGCAACAGAGTTGGTCAACGGGAAATTGGAACTGCACAACGGCGGCTACGTAAAGGTGAAACCGGGATCGACCGAAACCTCAATCCCCGGTGTGTTTGCGGCCGGTGATTTAACCGACCACAAATACCGCCAAGCGGTGACAAGCGCAGGCATGGGCTGTATGGCAGCACTTGACGCTGAACATTGGCTTGCAGCCCAAGAGTAACCGACCCCTGCGCCCCGGTCTTTTGCCCCGCCCGACCGTCCCCAAGTGAAACCGAGTCGCACCTCTGCAGGCGGCCAATCTCGGATGGGGGCCAGATGCGGCGTATACAAAAATGGTGAAACCGGGACATTGATCTCGTCGGATCAACTTTTGTCAGAAAATTAGTCGGAATTGATCAAAGAATGAGGCCTTTGGGCCTCATTTGCATTTTCTGCACCTGCAGCATGTTGATTTTTACGCCGACCTCAGGCTAATCGAACGAGACCGATCCGCCCGGGATCGGTTATTGTACATTGTCGAACTGTCCAGCCAAAAAAGGCCTTCTGTATGTCCCAAAACCTTGCACCGATCCCCGAGCTTTTTGTCTCCTATGAGAGCGCGCAAAAGCTGAAAGTTGAGGCCGGCGATCTCGTCAGCTGGGATTTGACCCCGCGCCAGATTTGCGACCTAGAGTTGCTGATGAACGGTGGATTTAACCCGCTCAAAGGGTTTCTGACCGAGGCCGATTATGATGGCGTCGTTGACAACATGCGCCTGGCGGACGGAACGCTTTGGCCGATGCCGATCACATTGGATGTCTCCGAAACCTTCGCTGAGACACTTGAAGCAGGCCAAGACATCGCACTGCGCGACCAAGAGGGCGTGATCCTTGCGACCATGACCGTTACCGACAATTGGGTCCCGAACAAAGCAAAAGAGGCCGAAAAGGTCTTTGGCGCCGATGATGACGCGCATCCGGCCGTGAACTACCTCCATAACACCGCTGGCAAAGTCTACCTCGGCGGCCCGATCACCGGCATCCAACAGCCGGTACATTACGATTTCCGCGCCCGTCGCGACACGCCAAACGAATTGCGCGCCTATTTCCGCAAAATGGGCTGGCGCAAAGTTGTGGCGTTCCAAACCCGCAACCCGTTGCACCGCGCACACCAGGAACTGACCTTCCGCGCCGCGAAAGAAGCCCAAGCCAACCTTTTGATCCATCCGGTTGTCGGCATGACCAAGCCGGGCGATGTGGATCACTTCACCCGCGTGCGTTGCTACGAAGCGGTGCTGGACAAATACCCGGCCTCGACCACCGCAATGTCGCTTTTGCCGCTGGCCATGCGCATGGCGGGCCCCCGCGAAGCCGTGTGGCACGGTCTGATCCGCGCCAATTATGGCTGTACCCATTTCATCGTGGGTCGTGACCACGCAGGCCCCGGCAACAACTCCAAAGGCGAAGATTTCTATGGCCCCTATGATGCGCAGGACCTGTTCCGCGAGCATCAAGACGAAATGGGCATCGAAATGGTCGACTTCAAACACATGGTTTGGGTCGCCGAGCGCGCACAGTACGAAGCCATCGACGAGATCGAAGACAAGGATAAAATCACCATCCTGAACATCTCCGGCACCGAGCTGCGTCGCCGCTTGGCCGAAGGTCTTGAGATCCCGGAATGGTTCTCTTTCCCAGAGGTTGTGAAAGAACTGCGTCGCACCAAACCGCCGCGTTCCAAGCAGGGGTTCACCGTGTTCTTCACCGGCTTCTCTGGCTCCGGCAAATCCACCATCGCCAACGCTTTGATGGTCAAACTGATGGAAATGGGCGGTCGCCCGGTCACGCTTCTCGATGGCGACATCGTGCGCAAGAACCTGTCTTCTGAGCTGGGCTTCTCGAAAGAGCACCGTGACCTCAACATCCGCCGTATCGGCTATGTGGCCTCTGAGATCACCAAAAACGGCGGCATCGCCATCTGTGCGCCGATCGCGCCTTATGCCACCACCCGTCGCGCCGTGCGCGAAGATGTTGAAGCCTTTGGTGCCTTTGTCGAAGTCCACGTTGCGACCTCGATCGAAGAGTGTGAAAAACGCGACCGCAAGGGTCTCTACAAACTCGCCCGCGAAGGTAAAATCAAAGAGTTCACCGGGATTTCTGACCCTTACGATGTCCCGGAAAAACCTGAACTGCGCGTTGAAACCGTTGGCACCGATGTCGACAACTGTGCACATCAGGTGATTTTGAAACTCGAAGCAATGGGTTTGATCGCCGCTCACTAACGGCTCAACACCTTGATCACAAGAAAGCCCCGATCCTAAGGACCGGGGCTTTTTATGTGATCTGTGTGGGCGACTTTAATGCGGCGACATGCGTTTGATAAGATTGTCTTTCAAAATGAACTGATGGTAGAGCGCGGCGGCGACATGAGCGATGATCAGGGCGAGAGCCAGGTTGATCAACAGCACATGAACCTCGGCGGCAATATCAACCCCAAGGAACCATGCCGAAGCCCCGGCCATAGGTGCCAAAAGCAGTGTCGCATAAAGGCCGACATGAACCAATTGCGCGGCCTTTTCCATCAGCGGATGCGGCGCAGCGGGCATAGCGGGCGCACCTTGGATCAGGCGCACAAGGATACGCAGAATCATCAACACAATCGTTACCACGCCAACGATCACATGGAGTTTGGCTGTCAGATTGGTGTTCACGCCGGTTTCCATAAAGGCATCGAACGCGCGTTCCATGCCATCGGAAACAACATAGTTAAAGGCAAAGGTCAAAACGACGGCCCAGTGCAGCAGCTTTTGCAACATGGAATAAGATTGGGAGGTTTTCATATTACGCTCACTCTAAGGTCAGTTGGGGAAAGACCGAGCGTGTCCGCTCGGTGGTGCCTGACCTAGAGATAGGCATGAGCCCGGCCCAAGCGCAAATGTTGATTGGCCACTATTTGCGGACCTATACCTTGAGTTTACCCCGTTTGGGGGGCGCGCCGGGCTCAAAGGTGATTTTTAGTGCACATTCACCGGCGCAAAGTCATTTTCCCGAGCAAGCGCAAAGGCCAAAGACAGATTGGCCACAAGTGCAAGCCGCGTCCCATCGGCGTCATTCACCGAATAAATATGATCCAAGCCTTCAGCCTGACTTTGCACCTCTGCGGGCAAGTCAGAGACAGCAACAGGACGGACGTAGACGATTTTTTCCTCGGCTGCGCCTTCTGATGCCGGAAAATGTGGGTATGTCGCATTCATTGGCTTATCCCTTCCGAATTTGAATGGTTTGAACAACGCTCTCGGCCACGGCGCGTCTGAGATCTATGTGCAAGAGCCCGTTTTCTGTCGAGGCCCCAGTGACCTCGACACCATCAGCCAGCACAAACGCGCGCTGAAACTGACGGCCCGCGATGCCGCGATGCAGGAAAACCCGCGCCTCCTCATCCTCGGCTTGGCGTCCGCGCACAACCAATTGCCGATCCTCCAAAGTGATCGACAGGTCCGCATCTGAAAACCCCGCCACCGCGAGCGTGATCCGATAGGTGTGATCGGAAGATTGCTCAATATTATAGGGCGGATAAGACCCCGCATCCGATTTTGCGGTGCGTTCCACCAGGCGTTCCAATTGGTCAAATCCCAACAGAAACGGATGGGCTCCGAAACTTACTTTTGTCATGACACGTCCTTTTCTCGAAGCGACTGTGTTTGCTCTAAAGGCCCCGACTGCGGCGACCCTTTGATTAAGATATGGGACTTGCAGCGCGAGCTTCAAGAGAGCGTCGCTGAGTGCTTTGAGTTTTGAAAAATTAGGAGTAGGGTTAAAACAGATCACGCCCCACCAATACCGGTGGCGAAAACCACCTGAAAAACAGATAGAGACAACGCGATGAACGTGTCCAACCGAATGGATCATAACGACGTACTTCGGGTCAAACTGGAAGTGCTCAAACGCGAGCATCGCGATCTCGATGTCGCCATCGAAGCGATGCAGCTGACCGGCCACCTGGATGCCCTGCGGCTTCAGCGCATGAAAAAGCAAAAGCTGGCACTCAAGGACCGGATCGCCCTCATCGAAGATGAAATCACCCCGGATATCATTGCCTAAAGTGCGGTGCTTTAAAGCGGTTGTGCCAAACGTCCCGTTGCGAAAAATCGGCTGCGCGTTATAAGGCGGACGAGTAAACCACATCGCGAACCTATCTTCTGAGGGATCAATCATATGAGCGTCGACGTCGGCATCATCATGGGCAGCCAATCCGATTGGCCGACCATGAAACGCGCAGCGGAAATTCTGGACGAATTGGGCATCTCTTATGAGGCGAAGATCGTCTCCGCCCACCGCACGCCGGACCGGCTTTGGAGCTATGGCAAAGAGGCCGCAGGCCGCGGTCTCAAAGTGATCATTGCAGGCGCAGGGGGTGCCGCCCATTTGCCCGGCATGATGGCGTCAAAAACCCGCATCCCCGTGATCGGCGTGCCGGTGCAAACCCGTGCCTTGTCTGGGGTCGATAGCCTCTATTCCATCGTGCAAATGCCCAAAGGCTTCCCGGTTGCCACCATGGCGATTGGCGAAGCGGGCGCAGCCAATGCGGGCCTGATGGCCGCTGGTATTTTGGCGATCACCGATGCGGATTTGGCCGGGCGTTTGGACACTTGGCGCGACACCCTCTCTGCCTCTATCCCGGATGAGCCCACGGATGACTGATGTGACCCCCCTCCCCTCTGGCGCAACCATCGGTATCTTGGGCGGTGGTCAATTGGGCCGCATGTTGTCGGTCGCCGCTTCCCGTCTGGGGTTCAAAACCTGCGTGTTCGAACCCGGCGGCGATTGCCCGGCCTCCCATGTCGCCAACTTCCATGTCCAGGCAGGCTACGACGATGTCGAGGCGTTGAAAAAATTCGCCCAGTCCGTCGATGTCGTGACCTATGAGTTCGAAAACGTGCCGACATCGGCGCTTGATCTGATCGAATCCATCGTCCCGATCCGGCCGAACCGCAAAGCCTTGGCCGTGTCGCAAGACCGGTTGGCGGAAAAGGCGTTTTTGTCAGGTCTGGGCCTGACGGTTGCCCCTTTTGCCGCTGTCGATGACGCGGTCGATTTGGCCGAAGCCATCGCAGAGATTGGCACCCCTGCCATCCTCAAAACCCGCCGCTTTGGCTATGACGGCAAAGGTCAGGCGCGGATCATGTCGCCCGACGATGCGGCTCAGGCTTTGGCTGACATGGCAGGCGCTTCGGCGGTTTTGGAAGGCTTTGTCAGCTTTACCCATGAGGTGTCGGTGATTGCCGCGCGCGGTCAGGCGGGAGACATTTCCTGTTTTGATCCCGGTGAAAACGTACACACAAACGGCATTTTGCACACCACCACCGTGCCCGCACGCCTCTCCCCCGCCCAACGCACCGACGCTGTGCTTTTGGCCGCTAAAATTTTGAATGCGCTGGATTATGTCGGTGTCATGGGCGTTGAACTTTTTGTCACGCCGCAAGGGCTTGTGGTCAATGAGATCGCGCCCCGCGTGCACAATTCGGGCCATTGGACCCAAAACGGCTGTGTGATTGATCAGTTCGAACAACACATCCGCGCCGTGGTCGGTTGGCCCTTGGGCGACGGCATACGCCACTCAAATGTGGAGATGCTCAACCTCATTGGCGACGATGTGAACCGCATCCCCGAGCTTGCCAAAAACGGCGCGGTGGCGATCCATCTTTACGGCAAAGCGGATGCAAAACCGGGTCGCAAAATGGGCCATGTGAATACGATCAAAGGGCCTGCGGGTTAAGGCGTTCACTCACCCGCCAGTCGCCGTAGCGCCTCTGCAAAGCTCACATCCGCGACAAATGTCCCTGTGTCCAAGAAATTCAAAACCTGCACGATCACGCGCGGGTTTTGCATCATAAATGTATGTGTAACAGGCAACGTCAGATGCGCTTTCATGCCCTCCACCTTGGTGCTCTCGATCGAGACTTTGCCATCATCCTCCCCCTCGACGATGGCGGACAACAGTGGATTGAGCGACTGACTCCCCGCGATCACCCCGGTTTCAAATGGCAGGGGAGGAAGCGTGTCCGGCAGCCCGTTCGTGCCCAACTGTAGTCCGGCAGGCCCATTGGCGTCGACGAAAGCAGCGTTGGTTTCAAACATATCGACAATCTCAGAGCCATGATTGGGCGGGCCCATCATAACAACGCGCCCCCATTCCAGATCGGGATGGGCCTGCGCGAACACCCGCAACAGGATGCCGCCCATGGAATGGGTCACGACATTTGGGGGGACGCTCGGTCCAGAGGAGGTGCGACAGTCTTCGCGCGCGCTCAACAGAGCGGTTTCAGCCAAAATGTCGATTGGGGCCTGCCGCGACGGATAAGCGTGATTGATCACATAATAGCCCTCGCTTTTAAGCGCTTGCGCTAAAACAGCCATCGACGCATCGGTGCGTGCCAAACCATGCAGCAAAATCACACACCCTCGTACCCCGGATGAGGTGGACGGATCAGAGGCCTGCGCCCTGGCACCAAGGACAAGGCCGCACAGCCCCATCAGGACAGCCCAAAAGGATAACTTCAGACCATTGAGGCAGCGCACAGAGCCCAACCCATCCGCGTTAACTGATAAGGGTCTCATTGAGACGCGTGTAGGCATTGGGGTAAATCAACCGCTCAGATTGCATCCCGGTGCCCGGCGTAATCGGATAGAGCGACGTGTATTCGGAGGCAAACGGTGTTTCCAAACGCGACGCGGCCAGCGTAGAAAACCCAACCCGGTGGAAATAGGCCGGATCCCCGACAACGACCACGGCTTTGGCCCCTTCGCGCTTGGCATGGTTCATGCCACGGGTCACCAATTCGCGGCCCATCCCGCGTTTGTGACGGTTGGGCGACACCGCCAAAATCGACAGCGCCCACCAATCTTGCGGCACGATCATGCGTGCGCAGCAAATATAACCAATGATCCGCCCATCTTCGACCGCCACGCGTTCCATCGCGACCGCGTCTTCCTGACGCAATGCCAGAGCAAAACGGTACATCTCCGGGCCGCCGAAAGTGCCGTCCAGCAAGATGGACAGCGGCAGATCATCGTCAGAGGTCAGCGGGCGTAAAAACATATCTACTTCTCTAAATGGGGCATGAAAACTGTGCCGAGCGAACGAGGGGCTTGCAAGCGACAACTGACATAGCCCTGTAAAATCATAGGATTGAGGCGAATATGTTGTTTTTCTGAGCAGGGGTGGTGCGACATATGGCGATGCGCATATTTTACGCGCTAAATCGCGCGCGCTCTGTTGAACCCGTACCGATCAACCCAAAAAAGGGCCGCCCGAAAGCGACCCTTAAATGATTTAGCGATTGGGCTGATGCCAAGCGATTTCCGAGTGGAAATCTCTTACATCATGCCGCCCATGCCACCCATGCCGCCCATGTCGGGCATACCGCCGCCATTGCCGCCATCTTTCGACGGTTTGTCAGCAATCATGGCTTCGGTGGTGATCAGCAAACCAGCGATAGAAGACGCATCTTCCAGAGCGGTGCGGGTCACTTTGGCCGGGTCGATCACACCAAAGGAGAACATGTCGCCATATTCTTCGGTTTGAGCGTTGAAGCCGAACGTAAGGTCGGAAGATTCACGCACTTTGCCAGCCACGACAGCGCCATCAACGCCAGCGTTTTCTGCGATCTGACGCAGCGGCGCTTCGAGCGCGCGACGTACGATGGCGATACCAGCGTTCTGATCAGCGTTTTCACCGATAAGGCCTTCGAGCACTTTACCAGCCTGAACCAAAGCCACACCACCGCCAACGACGATGCCTTCTTGGACAGCGGCGCGGGTTGCGTTGAGAGCATCGTCCACACGGTCTTTGCGCTCTTTAACTTCGACTTCGGTCATGCCGCCAACGCGGATCACGGCCACACCACCCGCGAGTTTGGCCACGCGCTCCTGGAGTTTTTCGCGATCGTAGTCAGAGGTGGTTTCTTCGATCTGGGTGCGGATCTGAGCCACGCGTGCTTCGATCTCTGCTTTTTCGCCAGCGCCGTCGATGATGGTGGTTTCATCTTTGGTGATGGTGATTTTCTTGGCGGAACCGAGCATGTCCATGGTGACATTTTCGAGTTTCATGCCGAGATCTTCGGAGATCACCTGACCGCCGGTGAGGATCGCGATGTCTTGCAACATGGATTTGCGACGATCGCCGAAACCCGGTGCTTTGACAGCTGCGATTTTCAAACCGCCGCGCAGTTTGTTGACCACGAGGGTCGCAAGTGCTTCGCCTTCCACATCTTCCGCGATGATGAGAAGCGGTTTTTGCGACTGGATGACCTGCTCGAGAAGCGGAACCATCGGCTGCAGCGAAGAGAGTTTTTTCTCATGCAAAAGCACGATGCAATCTTCGAGTTCTGCGATCATTTTGTCCGGGTTGGTGACAAAATACGGGGACAGGTAGCCACGGTCGAACTGCATGCCTTCGACCACGGTGGTCTCGGTTTCCATGCCTTTGTTTTCTTCGACAGTGATCACGCCGTCGTTGCCGACTTTTTGCATCGCATCGGCGATTTGGCGACCGATTTCAGCTTCGCCGTTGGCGGAGATGGTGCCAACCTGAGCCACTTCGGCGGTGTCGCTGACCGGGCGAGATGCGTCCTTGATCGCCTGAACGACTTTGAGGGTCGCAAGGTCGATCCCGCGCTTCAGATCCATCGGGTTCAGGCCAGCAGCAACCTGCTTGAGGCCTTCTTTGATGATCGCTTGAGCGAGCACGGTGGCGGTGGTGGTACCGTCGCCAGCTTCGTCATTGGTACGCGAGGCCACTTCTTTGACCATCTGTGCGCCCATGTTTTCGAACTTGTCTTCGAGATCAATCTCTTTGGCAACCGACACACCGTCTTTGGTGATGCGCGGAGAACCGAAGGATTTTTCGATGACAACGTTACGGCCTTTCGGGCCGAGGGTCACTTTAACAGCATCTGCGAGAATGTTCACGCCGCGCAGCATGCGGTTGCGTGCGTCGACGTCGAATTTGACTTCTTTAGCCATGGTAAGCTCCTGAATTCAGGTGAAAGGAAAAGGGGGACGATCTCAGGCGATGATGCCGAGAATGTCCGACTCTTTCATGATGAGCAGCTCTTCGCCCTCAACGGTGATTTCGGTGCCGGACCATTTGCCGAACAGAACGATGTCACCCGCTTTGACGGAGGGCGCGATCAATTCGCCACTGTCTTTGCGTGCGCCTTCACCAACGGAGACGATTTCGCCTTCGGCCGGTTTTTCTTTGGCGCTATCGGGGATGATCAGACCGCCCTTGGTTTTTTCATCGCCTTCAACGCGACGAACTACAACGCGGTCATGCAGCGGTTTAAATGCCATCTTCGAGGCTCCCTTGCTCAAAGTTTCTGTTTTCGTCCACCCTCTGCGAGGGCGGGGTAAATCAATCGTTAGCACTCACCTCAGGAGAGTGACAACGACGCATAGTTAGGAAAGAGGCGGGAGTGAGTCAACAGGGGAGAGGGGGAAAAATTTGCTGCGGTGTGGCGGGGCTTCACGCGCGAAACGACTGAAACAGTAGCCTGGGAAACAGTTCGTTTGGCGCTCATTTCCATTCACGCCTGATACCCTCAAAATTGTCTGAAAGATGATATCGCACAACTTCCCAACCGAATTCGACATTCACGGCATCCAAGCCAAGAAATATGAAGTGCCCATCGGAAGCTTGAAATGCGACCATTTCTGAAATGAAGCGCTCGGAAATATGATCCGACATCAATGTAGAACATGCTGCAAACCCTTCTGGGAAGGCCTCCTGCAGTGCTGCAATAACGTTGAGAAGATCTGTTGATTCACTTTCAGAAGGTGATACCACCTTTGCAAGCTGCTTGAGCACCTCGAAGTGGCCTGAAGCGAAGGACGTTTTGATCTCCTCCAGAAGTGGCAAGGGGTCTTCAAGCTGATTGCAGACGACATCTGACATTGCCATTTGCGGGAAACTCAAGAGGAAAACAGCGGGCAGAATGAAACGCATAGAAATCAAACCTTTTGGTCGTATCGGCGAAGGACGATAAGTCCGTTGCCACCCTAGGCCAGTGCACCGATAAGACACAAGTCGTTCCACCGGCTGTCACGTCCAAAGGACAGAAGAAAAGCCCTTTGATCAGTCTTCGCGCGGGTTATTCCAACACCCCATAAACCCCAACCCCAACCTTCTCGAACCACCCATAATGATTGTCCCACATCATCCGGGTGGCGTGCTTCACACCAGTCGCCTTCGCCACCTCCGCGCCCTTCGACGGCCCGTGCTCCAGCAAATACGCCCGGCATTTCTCCGCGCCCTGACGGTAGGCGGTCACGCGGCCACCGGCTTTTGAGCCGCCCAGATTGGGGTCGCCCTCCCGGCGCGCGAACTCGGCCAAGAGCTTTTCCGTTTTCGCCTTGTTCTTGCGCGGGATGAACGGGCGCGGGTCGTGGTGCACCTGCACCGAACTCTCCGCCACATTCACAGAAATCACCCCGAGCCCCAGCCGCTTACACAGCCCAAGGTTCCCCTTGAACATCCGCCACCCCGCCTTGCCCTTCCACCGCGGCACGGCGAGGTAGACCTGATCGGTCAGGGCCTGACGGGCAATCCCCTGTTGCAACAGAATCAGAGAAAAGCCGGTCTTCAACTCGATGATCACCGGCGCCTCGCCTGGTTTCACCGCCATCACATCGGCGTCTTTGACCTCGGCTTTCACGTCATACCCAAGCCCCTCGAAATGGGCTTTGACGGGGAGGTACAGGTCGGTTTCCAAAAGAGAGGGGCGCGGGGATTTCATAGCCCAAGTGATACCGGGATCACGCCTGCGCGCCAAGCCCGAAGACGTGCCTGAGGACGCGCACCCCTGTGAGCGCTCACGGGGACGTCTAAGGCGTGACAAGCCATGCTGCACCGCCTATAAGGACCGCGAAATCGCCAATATCCTCACGTTATCTATGGGACACACACATGACAACGCTCGTTTTCGGCCACAAATCTCCTGACACAGATTCCACCGGTTCCCCGCTCATCTGGGCATGGTACCTGAACGAAGTGAAAGGCGTGGACGCCAAGGCTGTGCTGTTGGGTACGCCGAACACCGAGGCCGCTTTTGTGGTCGAAAAATGGGGCTTTGAAACGCCCGAAATCATTTCTGAGGTTGCAGAAGGCCAAGACGTTGTCATCGTCGACACCAACAACCCGGCCGAATTGCCGGACGCGATCAACGACGCCAATGTCGTCGCGATCATCGACCACCACAAACTCGTGGGCGGCCTTGAAACCAAAGGTCCGATCGACATCACCATCCGTCCGCTCGCCTGCACCGCGACCATCATGTATGATCTGATGGGCGATGACGCCGCCAAAATGCCGGATAACATCAAAGGCGCGATGCTGTCTTGCATCCTGTCCGACACGTTGGAATTCCGGTCGCCAACCACCACGGACGTGGACAAAGCCTTGGCTGAAAAACTGGCCTCTGAGCTGAACATCAACTTGGGCCAATACGCCTCTGAAATGTTCGAAGCCAAATCCGACGTCTCCGCCTTTTCTGATGCCGAACTGATCCGCATGGACAGCAAAGAATACGCCGTCGAAGGCACCAAATTCCGCGTCTCCGTGTTGGAAACCACCGCGCCGAAAATCGTGCTGGACCGCAAGGCGAGCCTGTTGGCTTCCATGGTTGATGTCGCCAAGGAAGACGGCGTGGATCATGTGCTGTTGTTCGTGGTCGATATTCTGAATGAAGAAGCCACGATGTTCGTACAAAACGATCTGGTCAAAACCGTGGCCGAGAAATCCTTTGGTGCCACGGTCGCGGGCGACTCTGTTGTGTTGCCGGGCATCATGTCCCGCAAAAAACAGATCATTCCGAACCTGAAACTGTAATCCAAGCTGT includes:
- a CDS encoding DUF2161 domain-containing phosphodiesterase, translated to MKSPRPSLLETDLYLPVKAHFEGLGYDVKAEVKDADVMAVKPGEAPVIIELKTGFSLILLQQGIARQALTDQVYLAVPRWKGKAGWRMFKGNLGLCKRLGLGVISVNVAESSVQVHHDPRPFIPRKNKAKTEKLLAEFARREGDPNLGGSKAGGRVTAYRQGAEKCRAYLLEHGPSKGAEVAKATGVKHATRMMWDNHYGWFEKVGVGVYGVLE
- a CDS encoding manganese-dependent inorganic pyrophosphatase — protein: MTTLVFGHKSPDTDSTGSPLIWAWYLNEVKGVDAKAVLLGTPNTEAAFVVEKWGFETPEIISEVAEGQDVVIVDTNNPAELPDAINDANVVAIIDHHKLVGGLETKGPIDITIRPLACTATIMYDLMGDDAAKMPDNIKGAMLSCILSDTLEFRSPTTTDVDKALAEKLASELNINLGQYASEMFEAKSDVSAFSDAELIRMDSKEYAVEGTKFRVSVLETTAPKIVLDRKASLLASMVDVAKEDGVDHVLLFVVDILNEEATMFVQNDLVKTVAEKSFGATVAGDSVVLPGIMSRKKQIIPNLKL
- the groL gene encoding chaperonin GroEL (60 kDa chaperone family; promotes refolding of misfolded polypeptides especially under stressful conditions; forms two stacked rings of heptamers to form a barrel-shaped 14mer; ends can be capped by GroES; misfolded proteins enter the barrel where they are refolded when GroES binds); its protein translation is MAKEVKFDVDARNRMLRGVNILADAVKVTLGPKGRNVVIEKSFGSPRITKDGVSVAKEIDLEDKFENMGAQMVKEVASRTNDEAGDGTTTATVLAQAIIKEGLKQVAAGLNPMDLKRGIDLATLKVVQAIKDASRPVSDTAEVAQVGTISANGEAEIGRQIADAMQKVGNDGVITVEENKGMETETTVVEGMQFDRGYLSPYFVTNPDKMIAELEDCIVLLHEKKLSSLQPMVPLLEQVIQSQKPLLIIAEDVEGEALATLVVNKLRGGLKIAAVKAPGFGDRRKSMLQDIAILTGGQVISEDLGMKLENVTMDMLGSAKKITITKDETTIIDGAGEKAEIEARVAQIRTQIEETTSDYDREKLQERVAKLAGGVAVIRVGGMTEVEVKERKDRVDDALNATRAAVQEGIVVGGGVALVQAGKVLEGLIGENADQNAGIAIVRRALEAPLRQIAENAGVDGAVVAGKVRESSDLTFGFNAQTEEYGDMFSFGVIDPAKVTRTALEDASSIAGLLITTEAMIADKPSKDGGNGGGMPDMGGMGGMGGMM
- a CDS encoding co-chaperone GroES; translated protein: MAFKPLHDRVVVRRVEGDEKTKGGLIIPDSAKEKPAEGEIVSVGEGARKDSGELIAPSVKAGDIVLFGKWSGTEITVEGEELLIMKESDILGIIA
- a CDS encoding GNAT family N-acetyltransferase translates to MFLRPLTSDDDLPLSILLDGTFGGPEMYRFALALRQEDAVAMERVAVEDGRIIGYICCARMIVPQDWWALSILAVSPNRHKRGMGRELVTRGMNHAKREGAKAVVVVGDPAYFHRVGFSTLAASRLETPFASEYTSLYPITPGTGMQSERLIYPNAYTRLNETLIS
- a CDS encoding alpha/beta hydrolase, producing the protein MILLHGLARTDASMAVLAQALKSEGYYVINHAYPSRQAPIDILAETALLSAREDCRTSSGPSVPPNVVTHSMGGILLRVFAQAHPDLEWGRVVMMGPPNHGSEIVDMFETNAAFVDANGPAGLQLGTNGLPDTLPPLPFETGVIAGSQSLNPLLSAIVEGEDDGKVSIESTKVEGMKAHLTLPVTHTFMMQNPRVIVQVLNFLDTGTFVADVSFAEALRRLAGE